A window of the Trichoplusia ni isolate ovarian cell line Hi5 chromosome 4, tn1, whole genome shotgun sequence genome harbors these coding sequences:
- the LOC113492975 gene encoding cytochrome P450 6B5-like, translating to MLRDNIIIIRSHLRKQDKLSRIFVLILLSCKMLIEISLIVLASTLLVVYLIGRYNESYWKKRGVKFHGKNKVLGVFGAFLSGKGAVFELFGDLYKTYKNEPVVGIGNLFTPSVFVTNPKNIQHVLQLDFNSFNHRGFESEKDTLSDSILFMTGNRWKLMRQNMTPLFTTNKLKNMYYIMDRCAQDFVVYLDNNPKAREGKFYDTLNMFCNAAVCGAIFGIGQESTFDSPFMKMSKDLSTSNWKISLQFALLSISPKLIKLLGIRFGAEYEKFFVDAITQVTKKREEDKVQRHDFADLAANLRKKGTIRDENTGLEIEPSFTLLSAQASFFFLAGVETNANALFNTLVVLCQHPEILQKVHQEIDEHFKKNNNKISYDVITQLTYLDKVLSESLRMFPPVGYVTRKCIEDSVLPVGGVKIEKGTKLYTPIYQLHHDPDLYPEPEVFDPERFSKDRKPNDDIYIPFGMGNRLCIGARYSRLQMMAGLVHVLHKYEVHLEQTGKISFKPDILNVRLDNVDIKLTPRHAK from the coding sequence ATGTTGAgagacaatattattataatacgatCACACCTACGCAAACAGGACAAGCTTAGtcgaatttttgttttgattttgttgtcTTGCAAAATGTTGATTGAAATCAGTTTAATTGTGCTAGCATCGACTTTGCTAGTTGTCTATCTAATTGGAAGATACAATGAAAGTTATTGGAAAAAACGTGGAGTCAAGTTTCACGGGAAAAACAAAGTGCTTGGAGTGTTCGGTGCATTCTTGTCAGGCAAAGGTGCCGTCTTCGAGTTGTTTGGCGACCTCTACAAGACATACAAGAATGAGCCTGTTGTTGGTATAGGCAACCTTTTCACTCCGTCCGTATTTGTCACGAATCCGAAGAACATTCAACATGTCTTGCAATTGGACTTTAACTCTTTTAATCACAGAGGCTTCGAAAGTGAAAAGGATACTCTTTCGGACAGCATTCTCTTCATGACTGGCAACAGATGGAAGCTGATGCGCCAAAATATGACCCCACTATTCACAACGAACAAGCTGAAGAACATGTACTACATCATGGACAGATGCGCACAAGACTTTGTGGTTTACCTTGACAACAATCCGAAAGCAAGGGAAGGAAAGTTTTACGACACACTCAACATGTTCTGCAATGCTGCTGTTTGTGGTGCGATATTCGGGATCGGGCAAGAGTCCACGTTTGATTCACCGTTCATGAAAATGTCCAAAGATCTCTCAacgtcaaattggaaaattagTCTGCAATTTGCATTGCTAAGCATAAGTCCAAAATTGATTAAGCTACTTGGAATAAGATTTGGAGCAGAATATGAAAAATTCTTTGTTGATGCCATTACCCAAGTCACTAAGAAAAGAGAAGAGGACAAAGTACAACGCCATGATTTTGCCGACCTAGCCGCGAATCTGCGAAAAAAGGGAACTATCAGAGATGAAAACACGGGTTTGGAAATAGAACCGTCATTTACTCTACTATCAGCTCAAGCCTCATTTTTCTTCTTAGCAGGAGTTGAAACCAACGCGAATGCTTTATTCAATACACTTGTTGTGCTTTGTCAACACCCAGAAATCCTACAGAAAGTACATCAAGAGATCGACGaacattttaagaaaaacaacaacaaaatcagTTATGATGTGATTACACAACTGACATATTTGGACAAGGTACTGAGCGAGTCCTTGAGGATGTTCCCTCCAGTGGGTTATGTGACAAGAAAGTGCATCGAAGACTCAGTGCTCCCTGTCGGTGGAGTCAAAATAGAAAAGGGGACGAAATTGTACACTCCGATATACCAGTTACATCACGACCCGGACTTGTATCCTGAACCTGAAGTTTTCGACCCGGAACGATTTTCCAAGGATAGAAAACCTAATGACGACATTTACATACCTTTCGGCATGGGCAACAGGTTGTGCATCGGTGCAAGATACTCGAGGTTACAAATGATGGCTGGTCTGGTCCATGTGTTACACAAGTATGAAGTACATTTGGAACAAACTGGCAAAATTAGTTTCAAACCAGATATTCTCAACGTTAGACTGGACAATGTAGATATTAAGCTAACCCCTAGACATGCTAAATAA
- the LOC113492974 gene encoding uncharacterized protein LOC113492974 has product MPFKRVWDSSCPRVWDQWEDNGTKWVIRDLPPEDDELAIKILAENLCTDEALCEHSKLVEDPVSVRSMLDFWRGYLSQRMSLACYEEKNGQSKLVALNVCLVVCQGEKTNDLIEGEKWKNVYGALEVADEKVDAFKCLGLDKYLYALGLVVSREYRGARLGSRILAARKPLSLYHGIKGTSTVFTGPASQKSAARAGFTTLATITFKELAEAGLDYPEDESRAIKVMALKYE; this is encoded by the exons ATGCCTTTCAAAAGAGTATGGGATTCATCATGCCCAAGGGTCTGGGACCAGTGGGAGGACAATGGCACAAAGTGGGTCATTAGAGATTTGCCGCCTGAAGACGATGAGCTGGCGATCAAGATACTGGCCGAAAACCTCTGTACTGATGAAGCACTCTGCGAACACAGTA aacTTGTCGAAGACCCAGTAAGCGTACGCAGTATGCTGGACTTCTGGCGAGGATATTTAAGTCAGCGGATGTCCTTGGCTTGTTACGAAGAGAAGAATGGACAAAGTAAACTGGTCGCCTTGAACGTCTGCCTCGTTGTGTGTCAAGGGGAAAAGACTAATGATTTG attgAAGGAGAAAAATGGAAGAACGTGTACGGTGCATTAGAAGTCGCTGATGAGAAGGTCGATGCGTTTAAGTGTTTGGGGCTTGACAAGTACCTCTATGCTCTTGGTTTGGTGGTCTCAAGGGAATATCGTGGAGCTAGACTAGGATCAAGGATATTGGCTGCAAG GAAACCCCTGAGTTTGTACCACGGCATCAAAGGCACGTCTACAGTGTTCACCGGCCCGGCCTCACAGAAGAGTGCGGCTAGAGCTGGATTCACTACACTCGCTACAATAACGTTTAAAGAACTCGCTGAAGCTGGCCTAGACTATCCAGAAGACGAGAGCAGAGCCATCAAAGTTATGGCTTTGAAATACGAGTGA